Proteins from one Niallia circulans genomic window:
- a CDS encoding YfkD family protein, whose translation MPKSKLVAIPNSVMNITKENTYPNPSQDLPKLQPSELTQTLINSSKVKIENPDLIRMLNETTVNSTPFAIGYKAIVYIGQWPLNYESTETAPNWEYQKINTNFYDNRGGKAPFQIHYVQESQKIIRGGLTAKIPNAEEVKKMMMLKAMQNSGLPLAFETVIGTGTKKDQIYNIPAKRLGYLYGYAPAVNEKGKVTYGEVYLMLKGGKKSIVVKNVTSQGIGAWIPVQDHVSFGFLASEKPR comes from the coding sequence ATGCCAAAATCAAAGCTGGTTGCTATTCCGAATTCGGTTATGAATATCACGAAGGAAAACACCTATCCAAATCCCTCTCAGGATTTGCCGAAGCTGCAGCCAAGTGAGCTGACACAGACGCTTATTAATTCCTCAAAGGTGAAGATAGAAAATCCTGATTTGATTCGCATGCTTAATGAGACAACTGTTAACAGCACACCTTTTGCAATTGGTTATAAAGCGATTGTTTATATTGGACAATGGCCATTAAATTACGAATCAACAGAAACAGCTCCAAACTGGGAATATCAAAAAATAAATACGAATTTTTATGACAACAGAGGTGGCAAAGCACCATTTCAAATTCATTATGTACAAGAATCCCAAAAAATCATCAGGGGCGGTTTGACTGCGAAGATACCTAATGCAGAAGAAGTCAAAAAAATGATGATGCTAAAAGCAATGCAAAATTCAGGGCTGCCACTTGCCTTTGAAACAGTGATAGGAACTGGAACGAAAAAGGACCAAATTTATAACATTCCTGCCAAAAGACTAGGCTATTTATACGGATATGCACCTGCAGTTAATGAAAAGGGAAAGGTCACTTACGGTGAAGTGTATTTAATGCTTAAGGGTGGCAAAAAATCAATTGTCGTCAAAAACGTGACATCCCAAGGCATTGGTGCATGGATTCCTGTTCAGGATCATGTTTCCTTCGGGTTTCTTGCAAGCGAAAAACCGAGATAA
- the cax gene encoding calcium/proton exchanger, with translation MINKIFALAVLIGVPISVIGSLLHWPSILMFIVYCLTIIALSSFMGRATESLAIVAGPRIGGLLNATFGNAVELIIAIFALREGLTEVVLASLTGSVLGNLLLVAGLSFFIGGLKYKVQTYNVFDARHNSGLLMFAVIVAFVIPEVFSISMNESETLTLSIGISIILILLYLAALFFKLVTHRGVYQTESNKEGGAAGSHHEEVPEWSVKRSVLILALATLAVAYISENLVHTFEIVAESFGWSELFIGIIIVAIVGNAAEHASAVLMAYKNKMDISVEIAIGSTLQVAMFVAPLLVLLSLMFPTNLSLVFSLPELVSMASAVLLMIIISNDGETNWFEGATLLAAYLIMGVGFYLL, from the coding sequence GTGATAAATAAAATTTTTGCCCTGGCAGTCCTCATTGGGGTTCCAATCTCTGTTATTGGCTCATTGCTGCACTGGCCGAGCATTCTCATGTTTATCGTATACTGTTTGACCATCATTGCCCTCTCAAGCTTTATGGGGAGAGCGACAGAAAGCTTGGCGATTGTCGCCGGACCAAGAATTGGCGGTTTGCTGAATGCCACATTTGGCAATGCAGTCGAATTAATCATTGCGATTTTTGCCTTGAGAGAGGGACTGACAGAGGTTGTTTTGGCTTCCTTGACAGGTTCCGTTCTTGGAAACCTGCTGCTTGTTGCAGGACTGTCCTTTTTTATTGGCGGCCTTAAATACAAGGTACAAACATATAATGTGTTTGATGCAAGACATAATTCAGGCTTACTGATGTTTGCGGTTATCGTTGCATTTGTTATTCCAGAGGTATTCTCGATATCCATGAATGAATCAGAAACATTAACATTAAGTATTGGAATTTCCATCATTCTTATTTTGTTATACTTAGCAGCACTATTCTTTAAGCTTGTTACACATCGAGGCGTATATCAAACAGAAAGTAACAAAGAGGGTGGAGCTGCAGGAAGCCACCATGAAGAGGTGCCTGAGTGGAGTGTAAAGAGAAGTGTGCTAATACTCGCCCTTGCAACATTGGCGGTTGCCTACATATCTGAGAATCTTGTTCATACATTTGAAATTGTTGCAGAATCGTTCGGCTGGTCAGAGCTGTTTATCGGGATAATTATCGTCGCAATTGTTGGGAATGCAGCAGAACATGCTTCTGCAGTCCTTATGGCATATAAAAACAAGATGGACATTTCTGTTGAAATTGCAATTGGTTCCACCTTGCAGGTAGCAATGTTTGTAGCACCGTTGCTCGTATTGCTATCGCTTATGTTCCCGACAAACTTGTCACTTGTATTTAGTTTACCAGAGCTAGTATCGATGGCATCTGCTGTTTTACTCATGATTATCATTTCAAATGATGGGGAAACGAACTGGTTTGAAGGCGCAACACTGCTTGCTGCTTACTTGATTATGGGAGTGGGATTCTACCTGCTGTAA
- a CDS encoding pyridoxamine 5'-phosphate oxidase family protein has product MSEALKTKILELFKNQKTGTLATIQDQKPYSRFMLFFHDDLTLYTATNKETHKVDDIGQEPNVHILLGAQDANLAGAYCEIEATATIEDSKDKKEKYWDDSLSKWLGGPDDPNYVLLQLKPQKIRYFADSASQAEVLEP; this is encoded by the coding sequence ATGAGTGAAGCATTAAAGACAAAGATACTGGAACTATTTAAAAATCAAAAAACTGGCACATTAGCGACAATACAGGATCAAAAACCATACAGCCGCTTTATGCTTTTCTTCCACGATGACCTGACACTTTATACAGCAACAAATAAAGAGACACATAAGGTTGATGACATTGGACAAGAGCCAAATGTTCATATTCTTCTTGGTGCCCAGGATGCTAACCTTGCTGGTGCATATTGTGAAATTGAGGCAACAGCCACTATTGAGGATTCAAAAGATAAAAAAGAAAAATATTGGGATGACTCGCTCAGCAAATGGCTGGGAGGTCCCGATGATCCCAATTATGTGCTATTACAATTGAAGCCACAGAAAATTCGTTATTTCGCAGACTCTGCTTCACAAGCAGAAGTGCTTGAACCGTAA
- a CDS encoding MFS transporter, giving the protein MTNKKFAILISIVSISGFSQGMLLPLIAVIFEGDGLSSSLNGLNAVGLYMGILLISPFMEYPLRKYGYKPAIVFGGLLVIISLAMFPLWKTFWFWFFLRLLIGIGDHALHFATQTWITTVSSEKNRGRNISLYGVFFGIGFAAGPLMTPLVKLNEAIPFILSSVLCFAAWIFTLFLKNDFPRQTVETNSFKDTISRFSSALKYAWAAFLPPLAYGFLESSLNSSFPVYGLRLDFQLSEISILLTCFSIGAIVFQFPLGILSDSFGRRRTLITILFVGFVCFLSASFVEQRFIGLAICLFIAGMAVGSTFSLGVSYMTDLVPTSLLPTGNLLCGMAFSIGSLTGPYLGGLFIQYVDNLSYFLVISTMLLLLGFIIFISAKQRGQKQANTVPN; this is encoded by the coding sequence ATGACTAATAAAAAGTTTGCAATACTGATCAGCATTGTCAGCATATCAGGCTTCAGCCAAGGGATGCTGCTTCCACTGATTGCTGTTATCTTTGAAGGTGACGGCCTGTCTTCAAGTTTAAATGGATTGAATGCAGTAGGCTTATATATGGGCATCCTGCTTATTTCTCCGTTTATGGAGTACCCACTCCGAAAATACGGATATAAACCAGCCATTGTTTTTGGCGGACTGCTCGTTATTATATCTTTAGCTATGTTTCCGTTATGGAAAACATTCTGGTTTTGGTTCTTTTTGCGTTTGCTTATTGGCATTGGAGATCATGCCCTCCATTTCGCAACACAAACATGGATTACAACTGTTTCCTCAGAAAAAAACAGAGGAAGGAATATTTCCTTGTATGGCGTGTTTTTTGGTATCGGATTTGCAGCTGGCCCTCTAATGACACCATTAGTGAAACTAAATGAGGCCATTCCCTTTATACTCTCATCTGTCTTATGCTTTGCCGCATGGATATTCACCTTGTTCTTGAAGAATGATTTTCCTCGGCAAACGGTCGAGACAAATTCATTTAAAGATACAATTTCTCGTTTTTCATCTGCTTTAAAATATGCATGGGCAGCTTTTCTTCCTCCATTGGCATATGGTTTTTTGGAATCGAGCTTAAATTCCAGCTTTCCTGTTTACGGACTGAGACTGGATTTTCAGCTTTCTGAAATCTCCATTCTATTAACATGCTTTTCCATTGGTGCGATTGTTTTTCAATTCCCGCTTGGAATATTAAGTGATTCTTTCGGACGAAGAAGAACTTTAATAACCATTCTTTTTGTCGGCTTTGTCTGTTTTCTTTCAGCAAGCTTTGTGGAACAAAGATTTATCGGGCTTGCAATCTGCTTGTTCATCGCTGGCATGGCAGTTGGCTCGACCTTTTCCCTTGGTGTCAGCTATATGACCGACCTAGTGCCGACAAGCTTGCTTCCGACTGGAAATTTGCTGTGCGGAATGGCATTCAGCATCGGCAGCTTAACAGGACCATATCTTGGTGGCCTGTTTATTCAATATGTTGATAATCTTAGCTATTTCCTTGTTATAAGTACAATGCTATTGCTGTTGGGCTTCATCATTTTTATTTCCGCCAAACAAAGAGGTCAGAAGCAAGCAAATACAGTCCCAAATTAA
- the yfkAB gene encoding radical SAM/CxCxxxxC motif protein YfkAB produces MISQKNPIVNPKNDPWEAYMDITQHGGMTLSNIEFTTTTLCNMRCEHCAVGYTLQPKDPNALPIDLLLKRLDEIPHLRSMSITGGEPMMSRRSVENYVVPLFKYAHSRGVKTQINSNLTLDLGRYEPIIPYLDVLHISHNWGTEEEFAERGFAMMARKPSYEHRSKLFQNIITNSRALVEAGVVVSAETMLNKQTLPYLEHIHRQIVDEMKCQRHEIHPMYPSDFASTMETLSLEEMRQSIHHLLDIRDENVWMLFGTLPFYPCSSTKEDQELLKRLYASKNVTVRNDPDGRSRLNVNIFSGDVIVTDFGDTPALGNIKTDKLPDIFQKWMATDLAASLNCHCPSVQCLGPNVLVKNSYYRDIDFTKNKALITR; encoded by the coding sequence TAGAATTTACAACCACAACATTATGTAATATGCGCTGTGAGCATTGTGCAGTCGGCTACACTCTTCAGCCGAAGGACCCGAATGCCTTGCCAATCGATTTGTTACTGAAAAGACTTGATGAAATACCTCATCTTCGTTCTATGAGCATAACAGGCGGTGAGCCGATGATGAGTCGCAGGTCTGTGGAAAACTATGTTGTTCCGTTATTCAAGTACGCCCACAGCAGGGGTGTGAAAACACAAATTAACTCTAACTTGACTCTTGACCTTGGCCGCTATGAGCCGATTATTCCATATTTGGATGTTCTTCATATCTCCCATAACTGGGGAACAGAAGAAGAGTTTGCAGAAAGAGGCTTTGCGATGATGGCAAGAAAGCCGTCATATGAGCATAGAAGCAAGCTTTTCCAAAACATCATCACTAACAGCCGGGCATTGGTTGAAGCTGGTGTTGTCGTATCAGCGGAAACGATGCTGAACAAGCAAACACTGCCTTACTTAGAGCATATTCACCGCCAGATTGTTGACGAAATGAAATGTCAGCGCCATGAAATTCATCCTATGTATCCTTCTGACTTCGCTTCTACGATGGAAACTTTGTCACTAGAGGAAATGCGTCAAAGTATTCATCATTTACTTGATATTAGAGACGAAAATGTATGGATGCTTTTTGGTACACTGCCGTTTTATCCGTGCAGCAGCACAAAAGAAGATCAGGAGCTTTTAAAGCGTTTATACGCAAGTAAAAACGTCACTGTCCGCAATGATCCTGACGGCCGTTCTCGATTGAATGTTAACATCTTCTCAGGAGATGTTATCGTTACAGACTTCGGTGATACGCCAGCTCTTGGTAACATTAAAACAGATAAGCTTCCGGACATCTTCCAGAAGTGGATGGCAACAGACCTTGCTGCCTCACTTAACTGCCATTGCCCAAGTGTGCAATGTCTTGGTCCAAACGTGCTTGTCAAAAACAGCTACTATCGTGATATCGACTTCACAAAAAATAAAGCGCTAATAACACGCTAA
- a CDS encoding YczE/YyaS/YitT family protein, protein MALFYRSLFYIVGLLILSFGATLTIKANLGAGPWDALNVGLSALIGLTIGSWIVIIGILLIFVNALLLRRKPALLSLFTVFILGFFVDFWMAHLINVFNYFLFMNQLLLLIGGLVIIGLGISLYLQASFPLNPIDEFMVSLQERFGLNIMASKLIGEILALIFAFMVNGPIGVGTVIIAIGIGPAIQVFHPICCGIMDKLAIK, encoded by the coding sequence ATGGCTTTGTTTTACCGGAGCCTTTTTTACATTGTTGGACTGTTGATTTTGTCATTTGGGGCGACATTGACCATTAAAGCAAATTTGGGAGCAGGACCTTGGGATGCCTTGAATGTTGGCTTGTCGGCATTAATTGGCTTAACAATTGGCAGTTGGATTGTCATTATCGGCATCCTGCTAATCTTCGTTAATGCACTTTTGCTAAGAAGAAAGCCTGCATTGCTGTCATTGTTCACTGTGTTTATTCTTGGGTTTTTTGTTGATTTTTGGATGGCGCATCTTATCAACGTTTTCAATTATTTCCTGTTTATGAATCAGCTGCTGCTGTTAATTGGCGGACTTGTTATTATCGGACTGGGAATTTCTCTATATTTGCAGGCTAGTTTTCCTTTAAACCCAATTGACGAATTTATGGTGAGTCTGCAAGAAAGATTTGGACTTAATATCATGGCATCCAAGCTAATTGGTGAGATTTTGGCATTGATTTTTGCCTTTATGGTTAATGGACCGATTGGAGTTGGAACAGTTATTATTGCGATTGGAATCGGACCTGCCATTCAAGTATTCCATCCAATCTGCTGCGGGATCATGGATAAATTGGCGATTAAATAG